The genomic window TGCGCCGGATCGTCGAGCTGATCATCGGGGTGTCGATCGGCGTGCTGGTCGGCGACCTGCTGATCTACCTCATCGGGGCCGGGCCGTGGCAGCTTGGCCTGATCGTGGTGCTGGCCGTCGTCGTCGCGGTGTTCATCGGCGGCAGCCCGGCGCTGGTAGTCCAGTCCGCCGCCACGGCCGTGCTCATCGGCACCCTCACCCCGTCGGTACCGAACCTGGAGATCCCCCGGTTCGTCGCCGCTCTCGTCGGCGGCGCGGTGACATTGGTGGTGACCGCGGTGTTGCTGCCGCTGAACCCGCTCCGGGTGGTCAACCGGGCGGCTAAACCCGCGTTGGACCTGCTCATTGACCAGTTGGAGGCTACCGCCGAGGCGATGAGAAGTCGGGACGCCGACCGCGCCCAGGCCGCCCTGGACCGGCTGCGCGACAACAAGAAGCAGTTGGGCGCGTTCAGCGAGGCGGCACAGGGGGCCCGGGAGGCGAGCACCCTGTCCCCGGTGCACTGGGGCCACCGGCGCGGCCCCATCGAACGGTACGTGCAGTCGGTGGAGCCGGTAGACCGGGCCATGCGCAACAGCGGAACCCTGATCCGCCGCGCCGTGACGATGATCGAGGACGGCGAACCGATCCCCGAGGCCATGCCGGCGGCGGTGGCCGCGCTGGCTCAGGCCGTGCGGGTGCTGCGGCGCGAGTTCACCGCCGGCGACGATCCCGACAGGGCCCGCGAACAGGCGTTGCGGTCGGTGTGCGAGGCAGGCCGGGCGTACCGGGCGGGGGTGGGATTCTCCGGTGAGGTGGTCGTCGCCCAGGTCCGTACCGCGGCCAGTGACCTGCTCGTGGCCACCGGGACCAGTCAGGACGATGCGAACCGGATGATCCGGCACACCTTCGGCTAGTGCGGTGTCCACTAACGTTCACCGGGTTTGCGGTGGGTGTTGTGGATCCTCGCCTTGGGGGCGAGCGACTCCCCACCGGGTGGTGGGGCGGGCCTCCGCGGGCCAACTGATCCTCGCGCCGCCCGGTCGTGCGCTGGACGGCGGGGGTCACGTCGGGACCGACCGGCACCGGGAAGGTGCCGGCCGGCTCGACGGTGCGTGACCACCTCCGGCAGCACGACCGCTGCCGGGGTGGTGGATCCGCCGCCCGGGATACGGGTGGCGATGATGGCAGCCGCGACGAGGTCACGGTGCCCGGAGAATGCGCAGTGCGGGCAGGACAGGGTCCGCCCACGGGGTTTCGGCACCCGCCTTCTGCAGGCCGGGCAGGTGGAGGAGGTGCCGCGTTCGTCGACCAGCCGGACGGTGATGCCGGCCAGGGTGGCCTTGTCGGTGAGGACCTGCAGGAGCCGGCCGATCTGCCACTGCCGCAGCCGCAGGTTGTGCCGCCGCCCGGCGGCGATGTCGAGTACCCCGCGGGGATCGCCCACGTGCAGCACACCGACCCGCTCCCGCACCGCCCACGAGACGACGCCGCGGGCGGCCTCGTGCTGGGCCTGGCGGACCCGCCGGCGATGCCGGCCCTCCACCAGGCGGGCCCGACGCCGGTACTTTCGCCACCGCCGGGACCCCTTCTCACCCGGTTTCGGCGCCCGACGGGCCACCGCACGGCGGCGGGCTTTCGTGTCGGCCAGGTGCATGCGGTGCTCGGCGCGGATCGCCCGCCCCGACACCAGCAACCCCTCCCCGTCCGGGCCGGCCACTGCGTAGGGGTGGACGATCCCCAGGTCCACCCCGGCCACCCGGGCCGGATCCGGTTGCTCACCGGGCGGGTAGACCGCCACCGGCACCTCGGCGGTCACGTCGAGGAACAGGCGGCCGCCCTCACACAGCAGGGTGACCGACCGGACCTGCTCGACCGGATACGGCACCTCCCGCGCCAGGCGCACCCACAACGGCGCACTGCCCTTGGCGGTGGGGATCCGCACCCGAAGTCCGTCGAGGGCGAACGTGCCGTGATACCAGCGCACCGGCACCAGCCCCCGCCGACGACGCGGAAACCGCGCCGACACGTCACCGGCGCTGCGGCGCTTCGCCGCCGCGAACCACGCATCCGAAAACCGCCGCAACACCGACCGCGCCCCGGCGCAATCGAGTTCGGCGAAGGTGCCCGGCCCCGACGCCGCCAACTCGCGGCACAACTGCTGATAGCCGACCAGCGGCGCGTCGTGACGGCGGCGCCGCCACGCGTTGACCTCCAGCACACACGCCCACACGTCACCGGCGGAGCGCAGCAGCCCGAAACAACGGCGCCGCTGGCCGGGCGTCACCCGCAACGCGACGCGCGCGGTGCGGTGCACGACCCGCGGAGCGGCGGGATCCCGACGACGAGGCACGAACCGAAGCCAACACCACCCCTACGACAATTTCCCAACCCCGACCAACCCGACCAACGTTTGTGGACACGGCACTAGCTCACGCCGGCGTGCGGTCCCACCTCGCCGGCCTGTCCCACCCTGCGGCCGGAGGAGCCGGATCCGCCTCAGGTGTCGGGGTGAGTCGAGGAGGGCAGGGTGGCGGCACGTCGGCCGCGCCGAACAGCGTGATCGTGGTCGGCACCCCGAACTACGACTCGTCGCCCCAGGACGCCCGGACCAATCCGCTGACCGTGCCCAACGTGATGTACGGCCTGCACTTCTACTGGGGCCAGAACGGTGACGGTCAGCGCGGGAACGTGGCCGGGCTCATCTCGAAGGGGATGCCCCTCTTCGCCATCGAGTGGGACACCTCCGACTACACCAGCGACGGCGGTTCTAAGTCGTCGGATCCCGCCCGACCTTGCTCCGCAGGACAGGCTCCCATCGGATGGTCTGCCCGGTCCGCGCTGGCTGGTGCCGGCTCAGCGGCCCGATGGCGCGAGCGTCGCCGCGGGTCCGGTGACCGGCGGGGACGGTGGTCGTTGCCCGAGGCGGGTCATCGCGACGCCGGCGAGCACGATGATCATCCCCGCGATGACGCGTGGCCCGATCTCCTCGTGGAGTACGAGGGCTCCCAGCGCCACCGAGACGACCGGCAGGAGGTATCCGACGGTGGCCGCGCTGGTCGCTCCTTCCTCCGCGATGAGCCGGTAGCTGAGGTAGAAGGTGAATCCCGTGCTGAAGATGCCGAGGACGACGACCGCGAAGACCGCTGTCAGGCGGAGATCGACGGACGCGGTGCCGCCGGCCGGCAGGGCGAGCGCGCTCAGCCCGGTGGCGGCGACGAGCTGGGCCGCGGACAGGGCGATGGGGGCGGTGCCCTGCCCGGCGAGTGCCCGGCCCATGTAGGCGAAGGCGACGGCGTAGCTCGCCGCGGCCCCCAGCAGGGCGAGGGCGCCGGTGCTGAGGAGTCCGGTCTCGTGCCAGGGGGCGAAGATCAGCAGGGTGCCGGCGAATCCGAGCAGCAGCCCGCCCAGCCGGACGGGGCGGAGTCCCCGCTCCGTGCCGATGGCGAGGCCGATCAGCAGGGACCACAGCGGGGTGGTGGCGTTCAGCACGCCGGCCACCCCGGATTCGACGCCCTGCTCCCCGAAGCTGAAGAGGTAGAACGGCAGGGCGTTGCAGAAGAAGGCCGCCACCGTCAGGCGGCCCCAGACCCGGCGACCCCGCGGCAGGCGCTGGCGGGCCGCGCCGGCGAGCGCGAGCAGGACGGCGGCCCCGAGGGCGGAGCGGGTGACGGTGATCTGGAGCGGGGTCAGGCCGTTGTTGAGCGCCAGCTTGATCCAGAAGAAGCCGGACCCCCACAACAGGGCCAGGACGGCCATCCGCACCACCGCGCCACGTCCGTAACTCGTCATCCCAGCCCTCCCCGGTCGGTCCGGCTTGCACGTTGCCCGAAACCACCGGTAAGGACAAGCGTAGAGTTCTTGCCCTACCCTTAAGCTGAGCTACATGCTCGACGTGCGACGGATGCAGGTGCTCCGTGCGGTGGTGACCAGTGGTTCCGTGACCGCCGCGGCGACGGTGCTGGGTTACACCCCGTCGGCCGTTAGCCAGCAGGTCGCGGCCCTGGAGAAGCAGGCCGGGATCGTGCTGCTCGAACGGGTCGGCCGGGGGGTGCGACCGACCGCCGCCGGCCGGCTGCTCACCGAGCACGCCGCCGTCATCGAACGGCAGGTGGCGGAGGCGGAGACGGCGCTGTCGGACCTGCGCGCCGGACGCACCGGCCGGCTGGTGGTCCGCTACTTCGCCACCGCGGGCGCCGCCCTGATGGCACCCGCCCTCGCCCGGCTGCGCGACCAGCATCCCGGAGTGTACGTCGACCTCAACCTGGCCGACGCCGGAGATCCGCTGCCCGAGGTGGCCCAGGGCCAGGCCGACCTGGCCATCGTGGTTCGACCCCATGACCGGCCCTACGGCGGCATCCGTCTCGTGCATCTGCTGGACGACCCGTACCGCGTCGTCCTGCCCCGGAACCACCGGCTCGCCTCGGCGCGGGTCGTCGACCTGGCCGACCTGGCCGACGAGCCGTGGGTGGGCAGCGAGTGGCCCGGACCCTGCCTCGACGTCATCCTCGATGCCTGCGCCACGGCCGGCTTCCGCCCGAAGGTCGTGGTGCAGAGCGAGGACTACGGGACGGCCCAGGCGTTCGTCGCCGCCGGTCTGGGGATCAGCCTCGTTCCCGGCATGGGACTCGACAACCGCCATCCCGATGTCGTCGTGCGTCGACTCCGCAATCCGGAGCCCGTGCGGGCGATCCATGCCGGCGTCCGGGAGACCTCGACCACCCAGCCGGCACTCGCCGCCCTGCTCGCCGCGCTGCACTCCACGACGGCGCGATGAGCCGGGACGCGACGCGTCGGCGACCGGCCCCACCGCACGTCCTGTCGCCGGTATCCGGGAGTGCCGCCTGCGCATCCGGGTAGTCGGCCGGCGCGACGTCGACGTAGCTGTGGCGTCGTACGGGAAGCCACCGAAGTGGACCAATGAACGACCTGAAGGCGTTGGACGAGCTGGGCCGTACGGTCGACCCGCCCACCGCCACCCCCGGCCGGGCGGCTCCGACACAAGGTGCTCACCGAAGCCACCCGGCCGGCCCGCCGTACGCCCCGGAGCGCGATGCCGCGGCTCGGCTGGCAGTTGGCGGCGGTCAGCGGCCTGGCCGCGGCGCTGACCGTCGGCGTCCTGGCCACTCAGGTGGTCTCCTTCGGGGACCGGGCGCCGGTGTCGACGGCGTCGGCCGCCGAGCAGGTCCTCGCTGGCGCGGCCGACCAGGCGAGGCGGCAGTCCGCCCTGCCGGTCCGGGCTGACCAGTTCGTCTACGTCGAGTCGCGCACCGCGACGTTGAGCGTGGAGGAGGATGACTCGGGACGGGGAACGGTCGTTCCGGCGCTGCGGCAGATCTGGCACACCAAGCCGACCTGCCTACGGACGCCAACAGCATGCTGGCGTACCTCTACCGGGATGCGGACGGGACGAAGAACCTGCGGGACCACTGTCCATCCGGCCGAGCCGCCCCCTTGTGTAACGCCAGATGGATCGACGACGCCGGATGAGTGGAGACAGTTGATCTCCAGCCGGCCCTCGCCGTCCGGGAGGGCCGTCACCTGCGACGTGAGGAACTCATGCGATCTCGTTCCCTGTCCCGCTCCATCCGACGTACCTTCTTCTCCGCCTCTCTCGCCACCCTCGCCCTGGTAGGGGGCGCGGCGCTTGCCCCGGCCGACGCGGTGGCGGCCGGGCGACTCCAGCCCGATCTGGTCGTCGACCTGATGGTGACCGACGTGCTGAACCCGGCGGAGGGCGAGACCTTCAACGCCGAGATCGACATCCGGAACAACGGCACCGGCGAGTCGAGCCCGATCAGCGTCACCGTCTCGGTGCCCTCGGGGTTGGAGACGACGACCCCGTACGCTACCGACGCCGGCTGGGCCTGCACGGTGGCGAGCACGACGAGCTACACGTGCTCGTACCCGGAACTGACGGCTGGCGGTCGGGCGAGCCGGCTGCACGTGCCGTTCGTCGTGGCCGGTGCGACGCCGGGCAGCACGGTGCCCATCACCACGACCATCGCCCCGGCCCGGCGCGAATCGAACACCGACAACAACACCGGCTCCGTCACGGTGGCGATCTCCGGTACCTGCGTCATCCGCGGCACCGTCTGGCACGACCTCGACCGCGACGGGCAGCGCGAGGAGGGTGAGCCGGCCATCGCCGACGGCCCGGACGGCGTGTTGAACGTGCGTCTGTGGGCTCGGCAGGGGCAGGCCATCGGCGGCGGCTCGACCACCGTCAACCCGGACGGAACCTGGTCGATCACCGCCCGCACCGAGCTGCTGTACGAGGTCCGGGTGGAGGCGTCCAGCGCGTACGCTCGTACCGTCGCGGACATGGGTGACGACGCCACCGACTCGGACATGGTGACCTCGTACCAGTTCGAGCCGACCCTGCTCGTCGCCAGCGCCGAGTTCTCCGCCGTGCACGGAGGCGAGTACGTGGTCGACGCCGGCCTGGTCACCCAGAGCTGAGCCGGTCGCCGCCCGCCCCAGACAACTCGGGCGGGCGGCGGTCCGGACACCCAGCGGCCGGCTCAGCCGGTGATGTGGGCGAGGACGGTCGTGGCGCTCCCCTCGTGGGCCGGCGTTGCCGGCCCATGAGATCTCGTACATGACTCCTGGGCACTCGTGGGTATCCGCTGGCAGGTAGGCTGGGCACTCGCGCCCTCGTAGCTCAGGGGATAGAGCATCGGTTTCCTAAACCGTGTGTCGCAGGTTCGAATCCTGCCGGGGGCACCTCGAAGATCAGGGAAAACACTACCTGAGCTGGCAATACGCACAGCGCTCGATTGGTTAGCATAGGCAGCCGTAGGCCACTGAGAGCGGCCGTTTGTCGTAGGTCGCGGAACATACACGGAATGATCTTGAGGGTGTCTGCCCAGGTCAAGCAGGATGTTCGGAGCAAGATCCGGAATGGCTTACCATCATTCCGGCCAGGCTACGCCGGTCAACGCCTCGTCAATGCGGCCGTTGACGGTGGCCTCTTCCCATCGATGCACTTCGCGTAGACCTTGAGTAGGACGTCGACGGAGTGCCCGGCCCGCTCGGCGACCTCGGTCGCCGGAACCCCGATGTTGAGCCACAACGAGACCGCAGCGTGCCGCAGGTCGTACGGCCGTCCGGCGAGCGGAGAGTCAACCTGACGCGGCGTCAGCGCCAGAAGGCGCGCCCGTTCCCAGACGCGGGAGTATGTCGGGGCGGCTACGATGTTGCCCCGCTCGCTGCGGAACAGGCGGCCGTCCTTGGCGACACCGAATCGCTTGATGTGTTCCCGCAGGATCTTCACGAGCGCGGGCGGGATCGGCACGCCGCGC from Micromonospora kangleipakensis includes these protein-coding regions:
- a CDS encoding RNA-guided endonuclease InsQ/TnpB family protein; the encoded protein is MPRRRDPAAPRVVHRTARVALRVTPGQRRRCFGLLRSAGDVWACVLEVNAWRRRRHDAPLVGYQQLCRELAASGPGTFAELDCAGARSVLRRFSDAWFAAAKRRSAGDVSARFPRRRRGLVPVRWYHGTFALDGLRVRIPTAKGSAPLWVRLAREVPYPVEQVRSVTLLCEGGRLFLDVTAEVPVAVYPPGEQPDPARVAGVDLGIVHPYAVAGPDGEGLLVSGRAIRAEHRMHLADTKARRRAVARRAPKPGEKGSRRWRKYRRRARLVEGRHRRRVRQAQHEAARGVVSWAVRERVGVLHVGDPRGVLDIAAGRRHNLRLRQWQIGRLLQVLTDKATLAGITVRLVDERGTSSTCPACRRRVPKPRGRTLSCPHCAFSGHRDLVAAAIIATRIPGGGSTTPAAVVLPEVVTHRRAGRHLPGAGRSRRDPRRPAHDRAARGSVGPRRPAPPPGGESLAPKARIHNTHRKPGER
- a CDS encoding DMT family transporter; translation: MTSYGRGAVVRMAVLALLWGSGFFWIKLALNNGLTPLQITVTRSALGAAVLLALAGAARQRLPRGRRVWGRLTVAAFFCNALPFYLFSFGEQGVESGVAGVLNATTPLWSLLIGLAIGTERGLRPVRLGGLLLGFAGTLLIFAPWHETGLLSTGALALLGAAASYAVAFAYMGRALAGQGTAPIALSAAQLVAATGLSALALPAGGTASVDLRLTAVFAVVVLGIFSTGFTFYLSYRLIAEEGATSAATVGYLLPVVSVALGALVLHEEIGPRVIAGMIIVLAGVAMTRLGQRPPSPPVTGPAATLAPSGR
- a CDS encoding SdrD B-like domain-containing protein, producing the protein MRSRSLSRSIRRTFFSASLATLALVGGAALAPADAVAAGRLQPDLVVDLMVTDVLNPAEGETFNAEIDIRNNGTGESSPISVTVSVPSGLETTTPYATDAGWACTVASTTSYTCSYPELTAGGRASRLHVPFVVAGATPGSTVPITTTIAPARRESNTDNNTGSVTVAISGTCVIRGTVWHDLDRDGQREEGEPAIADGPDGVLNVRLWARQGQAIGGGSTTVNPDGTWSITARTELLYEVRVEASSAYARTVADMGDDATDSDMVTSYQFEPTLLVASAEFSAVHGGEYVVDAGLVTQS
- a CDS encoding LysR family transcriptional regulator codes for the protein MLDVRRMQVLRAVVTSGSVTAAATVLGYTPSAVSQQVAALEKQAGIVLLERVGRGVRPTAAGRLLTEHAAVIERQVAEAETALSDLRAGRTGRLVVRYFATAGAALMAPALARLRDQHPGVYVDLNLADAGDPLPEVAQGQADLAIVVRPHDRPYGGIRLVHLLDDPYRVVLPRNHRLASARVVDLADLADEPWVGSEWPGPCLDVILDACATAGFRPKVVVQSEDYGTAQAFVAAGLGISLVPGMGLDNRHPDVVVRRLRNPEPVRAIHAGVRETSTTQPALAALLAALHSTTAR
- a CDS encoding FUSC family protein, encoding MVGDGPPRGGSWRAPADRAADGRGAVRVAQLRRRSAQSVRERLSRVRAGTGLAVQAGLAAGLAWWVAGDLLHIPLPLFAPISAVVALAASVGQRLRRIVELIIGVSIGVLVGDLLIYLIGAGPWQLGLIVVLAVVVAVFIGGSPALVVQSAATAVLIGTLTPSVPNLEIPRFVAALVGGAVTLVVTAVLLPLNPLRVVNRAAKPALDLLIDQLEATAEAMRSRDADRAQAALDRLRDNKKQLGAFSEAAQGAREASTLSPVHWGHRRGPIERYVQSVEPVDRAMRNSGTLIRRAVTMIEDGEPIPEAMPAAVAALAQAVRVLRREFTAGDDPDRAREQALRSVCEAGRAYRAGVGFSGEVVVAQVRTAASDLLVATGTSQDDANRMIRHTFG